In the genome of Xenopus laevis strain J_2021 chromosome 1S, Xenopus_laevis_v10.1, whole genome shotgun sequence, one region contains:
- the jund.2.S gene encoding transcription factor jun-D produces the protein MMMTSTDHVKLEPPFYHEDALNLHDFAHMAGYSAGGSPGSSECAGQQQGAHREAGVRYQEHKLMSGNIIIQGNNLKKKGMSPAVIQQGFPGEPLKLMPGSGETAVGNNPVAAAGEGGAVAVPNAAAGSTSNSNSNGADVSLLPVSAAASSAALNLLKLSPPEIEQLLIQATSAASTDPSAVQLPPFLYRNQPVITQEQEGFVDGFVKALADLHKQNQLLGAPISPTALAAGSPSYPVARTLLPAGEVPVYTNLSSFNPASAQLSPPIPLAPQPTPYSGNPSPGAVQLQFPGLGRLHAGRGPLDEPQTVPDVSQAGASQSGGSAGGTGDSGSPLTLSPIDLETQERIKAERKRLRNRIAASKCRKRKLERISRLEEKVKVLKSQNSDLASTASLLREQVSQLKQKVMSHVTSGCQIAVSKSTPGAKGATAESQGC, from the coding sequence ATGATGATGACCAGCACTGACCATGTCAAGCTGGAACCCCCCTTCTACCACGAGGATGCCCTCAACCTGCACGACTTTGCCCACATGGCGGGTTACAGCGCCGGCGGCTCTCCTGGCAGTAGCGAATGCGCAGGGCAACAGCAGGGGGCACACCGAGAGGCCGGAGTCAGGTACCAGGAGCATAAGCTGATGAGTGGCAACATCATTATTCAGGGAAACAACCTGAAGAAGAAAGGCATGAGTCCCGCAGTGATCCAGCAAGGCTTCCCGGGAGAGCCGCTCAAGTTGATGCCAGGGAGCGGGGAGACAGCGGTGGGGAATAACCCAGTGGCAGCTGCAGGGGAAGGAGGAGCCGTCGCTGTGCCGAATGCGGCCGCGGGGAGCACTAGTAACAGCAACTCGAACGGCGCGGATGTGTCTCTCCTTCCTGTTAGCGCCGCGGCCTCCTCCGCTGCCCTTAACCTGCTCAAGCTCTCCCCACCCGAAATAGAGCAGCTCCTTATCCAGGCAACCAGCGCCGCCAGTACCGATCCCTCGGCGGTACAACTGCCTCCTTTTTTGTACCGGAATCAGCCGGTTATTACCCAGGAGCAGGAAGGTTTCGTCGACGGGTTCGTGAAGGCCCTGGCCGACTTGCACAAACAGAACCAGCTGCTGGGCGCGCCTATCTCCCCGACTGCCCTGGCTGCCGGATCTCCCTCCTACCCGGTGGCGCGGACTCTGCTCCCGGCCGGGGAGGTGCCCGTCTACACCAACCTCAGCAGCTTCAACCCGGCGAGCGCGCAGCTCAGCCCCCCTATCCCCCTGGCTCCCCAGCCGACTCCATATAGCGGTAACCCGTCCCCCGGTGCCGTGCAGCTGCAGTTCCCAGGGCTGGGCCGCCTGCACGCAGGGAGAGGTCCTTTGGACGAACCACAGACCGTCCCAGACGTGTCACAGGCCGGAGCCTCTCAATCCGGGGGATCCGCAGGGGGGACCGGGGACTCTGGTTCCCCTCTTACACTCTCCCCCATCGATCTGGAAACCCAGGAGCGGATCAAAGCGGAGAGGAAGCGGCTGAGAAACCGAATCGCCGCTTCCAAATGCCGCAAGAGAAAGCTGGAGCGTATCTCCAGGCTGGAGGAGAAGGTGAAAGTGCTCAAGTCGCAAAACTCGGACTTGGCCTCCACCGCCAGCCTCCTGAGGGAACAAGTGTCCCAACTGAAGCAGAAAGTCATGAGCCATGTGACCAGCGGCTGCCAGATAGCGGTCTCCAAATCTACCCCAGGGGCTAAAGGTGCGACGGCAGAGAGTCAGGGCTGCTGA